A part of Syngnathus acus chromosome 20, fSynAcu1.2, whole genome shotgun sequence genomic DNA contains:
- the LOC119139636 gene encoding TNFAIP3-interacting protein 3-like: MQAQISILERQRQELLTINEKWAKEYNIMVAFYQQELLSLRVSQRDHSDVVKETYQTKPCKREKLQPVNSELHKAVTEAEELRAHNHVLTKKGQQQLEEISRLNKALEERLHPFQTFEESRGSAEDLWKHQAEVFKEDFLKERGDREKLQYKYIELQKKLSKARDELHLLKSQATWTRILHPVVDCTCKTTAAPPASQRRRHPTRDN, translated from the exons ATGCAAGCGCAGATTTCCATTCTGGAGAGGCAACGGCAAGAG CTGCTGACCATCAATGAGAAATGGGCAAAAGAGTACAACATCATGGTGGCCTTCTACCAACAGGAG CTTCTGAGTCTCCGGGTATCGCAACGAGATCACAGCGACGTTGTGAAAGAGACATACCAAACAAAACCATGCAAGAGAGAAAAACTTCAG CCTGTCAACTCTGAACTCCACAAAGCTGTGACGGAAGCCGAAGAACTGCGGGCGCACAACCACGTTCTGACGAAAAAGGGTCAGCAACAGCTGGAGGAGATCAGCCGGCTCAATAAA GCTCTTGAGGAGAGACTCCATCCGTTTCAGACATTCGAGGAGAGTCGTGGATCTGCAGAGGACCTCTGGAAACATCAG GCGGAGGTGTTCAAGGAGGATTTCCTGAAGGAGCGAGGAGACCGGGAGAAGCTCCAGTACAAATACATTGAGCTGCAGAAGAAGCTTAGCAAAGCCCGAGATGAGCTGCACCTCCTTAAATCGCAG GCCACTTGGACCCGCATCCTGCACCCCGTGGTAGACTGCACTTGCAAGACGACCGCAGCCCCGCCAGCGTCCCAAAGGAGACGGCACCCAACGAGAGACAACTGA
- the gad2 gene encoding glutamate decarboxylase 2, with amino-acid sequence MASPGFWSLGAGDNSGSQSPNTPRAWCQAAAQKISGGLGSKLCALLNVNEGDKGAAEPPAAKQPPHAAEGSCGCNKSCDCAKTAVQGFADLYSTDLLPAMDGDARTLSFLQEVVDILLAYIVESFNRDTKVIDFHYPSELLQMNNWELQHEPSTLDDILISCRATLKYAIKTAHPRYFNQLSTGLDMVGLAADWLTSTANTNMFTYEVAPVFVLLEYVTLKKMREIIGWHEGRGDGIFSPGGAISNMYAMLLARFKMFPEVKEKGMSSVPRLVAFTSEHSHFSIKKGAAALGIGTESVICIKADQSGKLIPADLERRILEAKEKGFVPFFVSATAGTTVYGAFDPLIAISDICRKYNVWMHVDGAWGGSLLMSRRHRWKLDGVERANSVTWNPHKMMSVPLQCSALLVREEGLMQNCNQMHACYLFQQDKHYDLSYDTGDKALQCGRHVDIFKLWLMWRAKGTIGFEEQIDKCLELSEYLYNKIKDREGYQMVFDGKPQHTNVCFWYLPPGMRCLDDKEEKKKRLHKVAPVIKARMMEYGTTMVSYQPQGDKVNFFRMVISNPAATFQDIDFLIEEIERLGQDL; translated from the exons ATGGCGTCCCCGGGCTTCTGGTCCCTCGGTGCGGGGGACAATTCGGGCAGCCAGAGTCCCAACACTC CCCGGGCTTGGTGCCAGGCGGCGGCCCAGAAGATCTCCGGAGGGCTCGGATCCAAATTATGTG CGCTCCTGAACGTGAACGAGGGGGACAAAGGTGCAGCCGAGCCCCCCGCCGCCAAGCAGCCGCCTCACGCGGCGGAGGGCAGCTGCGGATGCAACAAAAGCTGCGACTGCGCCAAAACCGCCGTGCAAGGCTTCGCCGACCTCTACTCAACAG ACCTCCTCCCGGCCATGGACGGAGACGCCAGGACCCTGAGCTTCCTGCAGGAGGTGGTGGACATCCTGCTGGCCTACATCGTGGAGTCGTTCAACCGCGACACCAAAGTGATCGACTTCCACTACCCTAGTGAGCTGCTGCAGATGAACAACTGGGAGCTGCAGCACGAGCCCAGCACGCTGGACGACATCTTGATCAGCTGCCGCGCCACCCTCAAGTACGCCATCAAGACAG CCCACCCCAGGTACTTCAACCAGCTCTCCACTGGCTTGGACATGGTGGGCCTggctgctgattggctgacgTCCACTGCCAATACCAACAT GTTCACGTACGAGGTGGCTCCGGTTTTCGTGCTGCTGGAGTACGTGACGCTCAAGAAGATGCGCGAGATCATCGGCTGGCACGAGGGCCGCGGCGACGGCATCTTCTCGCCTG GTGGCGCCATTTCCAACATGTACGCCATGCTGCTGGCCCGTTTCAAGATGTTCCCTGAAGTCAAGGAGAAAGGAATGTCATCCGTTCCCAGGCTGGTGGCCTTCACCTCCGAACAT AGTCATTTCTCCATCAAGaaaggagcagcggctcttgGCATCGGCACCGAAAGCGTCATCTGCATCAAGGCCGACCAAAG cggCAAATTGATCCCTGCTGACCTGGAGCGGCGAATCCTGGAGGCCAAAGAGAAG GGTTTTGTGCCGTTCTTCGTGAGCGCCACGGCGGGCACCACGGTCTACGGCGCCTTCGACCCGCTCATCGCCATTTCCGACATCTGCAGGAAGTACAACGTCTGGATGCACGTGGAC GGTGCGTGGGGAGGAAGTCTGCTCATGTCCAGGAGGCACCGCTGGAAGCTGGACGGCGTTGAGAG AGCCAATTCGGTGACTTGGAACCCGCATAAGATGATGTCGGTGCCGCTGCAGTGTTCTGCCCTGTTGGTGCGCGAGGAG GGCCTGATGCAGAACTGCAACCAGATGCACGCCTGCTACCTGTTCCAGCAGGACAAGCACTACGACCTGTCCTATGATACCGGAGACAAGGCGCTGCAGTGCGGACGTCATGTGGACATCTTCAAGCTGTGGCTCATGTGGAGGGCCAAG GGCACCATCGGGTTTGAGGAGCAGATCGACAAGTGTCTGGAGCTGTCCGAGTACCTGTACAACAAGATTAAGGACAGGGAAGGATACCAGATGGTCTTTGACGGAAAA CCTCAGCACACCAACGTTTGCTTCTGGTATCTGCCGCCCGGCATGCGCTGCCTGGACGacaaagaggagaagaagaaacgcTTGCACAAG GTGGCACCGGTGATCAAGGCGCGCATGATGGAGTACGGGACCACCATGGTAAGCTACCAGCCGCAGGGGGATAAGGTCAACTTCTTCCGCATGGTCATCTCCAACCCGGCCGCCACCTTCCAGGACATCGACTTCCTCATTGAGGAAATCGAGCGTCTGGGCCAGGATCTCTAA